GAAAAAGAAGCGCAAAGAATAAGGTGGTTATCAAAAGATATGAACACACACGACCAATATATGCAAGACTTCCTAACCGTTTTTGAACCTTTGACTCGTTGGGGACCCGGAGACGACAGCGATACGCTCAAAGCGATTTCACATATTCCGAGCAAGGCTAGTAACATTTTAGAAATAGGTAGTGGTAAAGGTTTATCGACTTGTTTATTGGCAGAACAGTCTAACGCTCAGATCACAGCCATCGACAACGAACCCATTGCGGTAACAAATTTAGCAGAGTTGATTGAAAGCAAGGGTTACGCTGAACAGGTTACTCCCATGTGTGCGAGCATGTCTGAACTGCCATTTAAAGCACATAGTTTTGATGCAATTTTGGCAGAAAGCTGTGTCTATATTATGGGTTTTGAAGAGGCCCTAAAGCAATGGCAAACAGTGCTCAAGGTAGATGGTTTGATTATTGTCAGTGATTTAGTTTGGTTAACTTCGAAGCCAAATGAAAAGTATCAATCATTTTGGTCGACTGAATATCCAGCAATGACAAACGTTGATACGCGTTTGATACAAGCTAAAAAACTTGGTTTTGAAGTGTTAGATGACTTCACAATTAGTGCAAAAGCTTGGCAAAACTATTGGCAGCCCTTGCAAGCAAGGCTGAATACGCTGAAAGCCAGTATGCCAGAGTCACAGGCAATCAAGGATATTCAAACAGAGCTCGATATGTATCAATCACATGATGGTTCGCAGTTCGGTTATCATTTCTTTGTGCTTAGAAGAAATGCGTTATAAAGTTAAGCATAAATAGTTAGTTAGGATGTTCGTCATGTACCAACAAGTACTCGATTTTTGGTTTAATGAAATCTCACCAAAGATGTGGTGGCAAAAAGATTTAGCGTTTGATGAAGAGATTATTCGACGGTTTGGCACATTACATCAACAAGCTGTTCTTGGAGAGCTGTTTGAGTGGCGAGAACATGCAGAATCGAGTCTTGCAGAAGTGATTGTACTCGATCAATTTTCCAGAAATATACATCGTGATACGCCGAAAGCTTTTGCTGCAGATCCGCTCGCCTTGGCACTTGCTCAGCAAGCCATTAATAATGGTTTTGATAAATTAGTTGAGGTTGAGAAACGTAGCTTCTTTTATCTGCCATTCATGCACAGTGAGTCTAGACGCATTCATGAAGAAGCAGTAAAGCTCTATACAGCGCATGGCAATGAAAATAACCTAGAGTTCGAGCTTAAACATAAAGTGATCATAGACAGATTTGGCCGTTATCCACATCGTAATGCAATTTTAGGCAGAGAATCTACCCAAGAAGAAATCGCTTTTTTGCAAGAGCCAGACTCGAGCTTTTAGGCTTTTATAAACTAACTCACAAAGCGCATGTAAATCGCGCTTTGTTTCCTTTGAATATAAAAAATAGAATATGCTTAGACATTACTGAATCATTCATAAAGATAAGTTAAACTCTCGCCTTTACTTTTAGGAGGCGAACAAGCGTGATCTCAGGACTAACAGCAGCAGAGCAGCAATGTCATAATCTAAATGATTTAAAAGCAGGGAAGTACCAAGGTTATAAAAGGCTGCAATTAGTCGAAGGTTTATCTGAATTACCTGAAGAAATCCTTTCTTTATCAGACTCTCTCGAAGTGTTAGACCTCTCAAATAATTTGCTATCAGAATTACCAGACAGTTTTGTTCAACTCAAAAACTTAAAAGTATTATTTCTATCGTTTAATCAGTTTAAAGTTTTCCCTGACGTCTTAGGAAAA
The Pseudoalteromonas phenolica genome window above contains:
- a CDS encoding MerR family transcriptional regulator, which encodes MFLISGLAKRVGLSRTTLLYYEKLGVIRGQRLGNGYRVYTELDAQRLTLVMQLQAGGLSLKECITCLNGKIDKGILSERLRLLDEEIVQKQKARKLLSGLLGESSNRDFHAQLNELAPQAHYEWLLQQGFTEKEAQRIRWLSKDMNTHDQYMQDFLTVFEPLTRWGPGDDSDTLKAISHIPSKASNILEIGSGKGLSTCLLAEQSNAQITAIDNEPIAVTNLAELIESKGYAEQVTPMCASMSELPFKAHSFDAILAESCVYIMGFEEALKQWQTVLKVDGLIIVSDLVWLTSKPNEKYQSFWSTEYPAMTNVDTRLIQAKKLGFEVLDDFTISAKAWQNYWQPLQARLNTLKASMPESQAIKDIQTELDMYQSHDGSQFGYHFFVLRRNAL
- a CDS encoding DUF924 family protein, which produces MYQQVLDFWFNEISPKMWWQKDLAFDEEIIRRFGTLHQQAVLGELFEWREHAESSLAEVIVLDQFSRNIHRDTPKAFAADPLALALAQQAINNGFDKLVEVEKRSFFYLPFMHSESRRIHEEAVKLYTAHGNENNLEFELKHKVIIDRFGRYPHRNAILGRESTQEEIAFLQEPDSSF